The segment AAAAGCATTGAAAGATCTTCTACAACAGATATCGTTTAAAACTACAGAATCTACCGGGTTACAGATTGCAAAAGTGGGTAAGGGAATGATTCTGCTAGGTGATCATCTGGATCAGCTACTTACGGCTGCACATGTTCGCAGAGAAACAATTACAGATGCCGGTTTGCAGTATATCCGCCGGAAAATAGGAGATCGTACGGTTTATTTTGTTGTTAACCGGACACGGAAGCCATTTGCTGGATGGACTACTCTCCAAAGTCCGGCGCAGTCTGCAGGGATATACAATCCAATGACAGGAAAGCTGGGACTAGCAACGCTTCGCAAAACTACCCCAACCAGTATAGAGGTTTATTTGCAACTGGCACCCGGAGAGTCTTGCCTGCTGGAAGAGTATGCTAATGTGGTTTCCGGAAAATCCTATGACTATTACCAACCTGCCGGAAGTGCTAAACCTTTGGCTGGAGAATGGACAATTCATTTTGCAGAAGGTGGTCCTTCCTTACCAAAAGATATCAAAACAACCACCCTGAAATCATGGACTGAATTTCCAGCAGAAGGAGTGAAGGCATTCTCCGGAACAGCTACGTATTCTATTTCGTTTGCAAAGCCAGATGGAAAAGCAGATGGATACCTGCTATCACTGGATAGCGTGTACACACATGCCCGGATTGAGGTAAACGGACAGCCAGTGGGTACACTGCTTGGCCCTTCCTACGAGATTGTAATTCCAGCGACATTACTCAAGGCTCAGAACCAATTACAGATCTCTGTTACCAACCTGATGGCAAACCGCATTGCTGATAAGGATCAAAAAGGGGAACGGTGGCAGAAGTTTTACAATATCAATGTCTCTGCCCGCAGGAAAGAGAATGTCGGCACAGATGGTGTATTTACAGCTGCACACTGGCAACCTCAGAAGTCAGGTATTGTGGGACAGGTATCTCTGACACCTGTACAATTAACCATTCCTAAATAACCTGGTGTTGATTGATTGTGGCAGAAGCATTGGTACAACTGAAGAAAAATCTATTGAAGAAATATATGCTACCTGTTGCAAGGAATGCCGGAGTGTGATATAGAAGAGTATTTTCATTGATCAGAGATACCTCATGACACGCAGGGACTTTATTGCTAGTGCTGCCTTATTTCCATGGTTGGGATATGGACTTTCCTCCATACCGGAAGCAGAGACAGGCGATCCTTCAGTATCGGAGTTCAGTAAACGACTCAGGCCCGTAGGGCGTATACTGGAAATGGAGAACTGGTATGTCTGGTGCAACAGTCCTATTGAAGGGCCAGATGGGAAAATTCATGTATTCTTTTCACGTTGGAACGCCTCTAAAAAGATGAGTGGCTGGATCAATGGTTCTGAAATTGCTCATGCAGTGGCTAACTCACCGGAAGATCCATTTCAGTATGTAGAGACTGTGCTGGCACCACGTCCCGGCTACTGGGATGCAACAACCTGCCACAATCCTCATATTCAATATATAGATGAAAAATATTGCCTGTTCTATATGGGTAATTCCAATGGGAAAACAGATACCAAGCGAATTGGATTAGCCATTGCAGATTCTTTGTCTGGCCCCTGGAAACGACCGGATCATCCCTTGCTGGAACCTGGCTCCGCTGGAGCATGGGATGATCATTGTACTACCAATCCTGCCTTTGTCCGGCATCCGAATGGACAGTACTGGTTGTACTACAAGTCATGGAATACACAGGAGTATGAAGCTGCCAAAGGACAGCCTATCCGGGGCAATCGCAAGTATGGGCTGGCGATTGCTGACAAACTGGAAGGACCATACCGTAAATACGAGGCAAATCCGGTGATCGATTTCTCTGGTAAAGGCAATAACCGCCAGTTTGAAGACGCATTTGTAT is part of the Xanthocytophaga agilis genome and harbors:
- a CDS encoding glycoside hydrolase family protein; translated protein: MTRRDFIASAALFPWLGYGLSSIPEAETGDPSVSEFSKRLRPVGRILEMENWYVWCNSPIEGPDGKIHVFFSRWNASKKMSGWINGSEIAHAVANSPEDPFQYVETVLAPRPGYWDATTCHNPHIQYIDEKYCLFYMGNSNGKTDTKRIGLAIADSLSGPWKRPDHPLLEPGSAGAWDDHCTTNPAFVRHPNGQYWLYYKSWNTQEYEAAKGQPIRGNRKYGLAIADKLEGPYRKYEANPVIDFSGKGNNRQFEDAFVWREKGRFQLLARDMGVFNQEVGLFLDSKDGLQWNEPLIAWWEAEHYIQQPPAPAHLKRYGRFERPQVLFHKGKPAYLFTASQGGRYMTSTGFLFRIV